Proteins encoded by one window of Gordonia jinghuaiqii:
- a CDS encoding DUF4190 domain-containing protein, which yields MGNNHPLQGNRPFRPTDNTGPTGPPSGRPGPVITPPGERSDPFFDTPRGVGPSESRPAGPDSPRTAGVSGGLPDKAGHADDKTRDEDDAAESTATFSPVSQAYSAIEPTHQEPEDNVVPQSGTGPRLNRTALWALAFSLLGITFVVGLVLGYRARSQILRSRETGLPYATAAIWLGWAYLGVLVFGLIVYGWILFAA from the coding sequence ATGGGGAACAACCATCCGCTGCAGGGCAATCGACCGTTCCGGCCCACCGACAACACGGGCCCCACGGGTCCCCCATCGGGCCGTCCGGGACCGGTCATCACCCCTCCGGGTGAACGCTCGGATCCGTTCTTCGACACACCTCGGGGCGTCGGGCCCTCCGAGTCCCGGCCGGCCGGCCCCGACTCTCCGCGCACGGCCGGCGTCTCCGGCGGACTCCCCGACAAGGCCGGTCACGCCGACGACAAGACCCGTGATGAGGACGACGCCGCGGAGAGTACGGCCACGTTTTCACCGGTGTCCCAGGCATATTCAGCAATCGAACCCACCCATCAGGAACCGGAGGACAATGTGGTTCCGCAATCCGGCACCGGTCCACGCCTCAATCGAACGGCGTTGTGGGCGTTGGCGTTCTCGCTGCTGGGAATCACCTTCGTCGTGGGTCTCGTCCTGGGTTACCGCGCGCGGTCACAGATCCTTCGGAGCCGCGAGACGGGGCTGCCCTACGCCACCGCCGCGATCTGGCTGGGCTGGGCCTACCTCGGGGTACTGGTGTTCGGCCTGATCGTCTACGGCTGGATCCTGTTCGCCGCCTGA
- a CDS encoding peptidylprolyl isomerase, whose product MTTQKTSAVIHTNRGDIKVDLFPNHAPKTVENFVGLAEGTKEYSKPNASGGNSGPFYDGSVFHRVIPGFMIQGGDPTGTGMGGPGYQFGDEFHPELQFDRPYLLAMANAGPGTNGSQFFITVGPTPHLNRRHTIFGEVTDPASQQVVDAIATTSTDRQDRPLDAVVIEKIEVI is encoded by the coding sequence GTGACTACACAGAAAACCTCCGCAGTCATCCACACCAACCGCGGCGACATCAAGGTCGACCTGTTCCCGAACCACGCGCCGAAGACGGTCGAGAACTTCGTCGGCCTCGCCGAGGGCACCAAGGAATACAGCAAACCGAACGCGTCCGGCGGAAACTCCGGCCCGTTCTACGACGGCTCTGTCTTCCACCGGGTCATCCCCGGCTTCATGATCCAGGGCGGCGACCCGACCGGAACCGGCATGGGCGGACCGGGCTACCAGTTCGGCGACGAGTTCCACCCCGAGCTGCAGTTCGATCGTCCGTACCTGCTGGCGATGGCCAACGCCGGTCCGGGCACCAACGGCTCGCAGTTCTTCATCACCGTGGGCCCGACCCCGCACCTCAACCGTCGCCACACCATCTTCGGTGAGGTCACCGATCCGGCGTCGCAGCAGGTCGTCGACGCGATCGCGACCACGTCGACCGATCGTCAGGATCGCCCGCTCGACGCGGTCGTCATCGAGAAGATCGAGGTCATCTGA
- a CDS encoding PH domain-containing protein: MDNSAELYTQAWATPRAAGIAGCVGGVILLAAAVVVSADPAGSVLMGVAGVLLAALGAYTLLVRPRLAISDGVPPTLMIRTLGGRRTYTPDRVERIRMLSLRRVGRRVGQLEIDVLADDAPSIPPAPGGAPREDTRLVVFSRWDLGADLFSVVDALRAAGFVVDDE, translated from the coding sequence GTGGATAACTCTGCTGAGCTCTACACACAGGCGTGGGCGACGCCCCGCGCGGCCGGCATCGCGGGCTGCGTCGGCGGCGTGATCCTGCTGGCCGCCGCCGTCGTCGTCTCCGCCGATCCGGCCGGGTCGGTGCTGATGGGTGTCGCCGGGGTGCTGCTGGCGGCCCTCGGGGCCTACACGTTGCTCGTCCGGCCCCGGCTGGCGATCTCCGACGGGGTCCCGCCGACCCTGATGATCCGCACGTTGGGCGGGCGACGTACGTACACGCCGGACCGCGTCGAACGCATCCGGATGTTGTCGTTGCGCAGGGTCGGGCGCCGCGTCGGCCAGCTGGAGATCGACGTCCTCGCCGACGACGCGCCGTCGATACCGCCCGCACCGGGCGGTGCCCCACGCGAGGACACCCGTCTCGTGGTGTTCAGCCGGTGGGATCTCGGGGCCGACCTGTTCTCCGTGGTCGACGCATTGCGCGCCGCCGGGTTCGTCGTCGACGACGAGTAG
- a CDS encoding peptidoglycan D,D-transpeptidase FtsI family protein, whose translation MNKPIRNVSVAVIVMIIALLANATYVQVFKADALKTDTRNNRVLLDEYSRQRGLITTADGTVIALSVPIESRLKFLRQYPKEGAEAFAPVTGYYSFQYLASQIEHYENSILNGSDDRLFGQRFMDMFSGRDPRGGNVVTTINPKVQQAAYRAMLNGPCDGPCRGAVVALQPNTGKILAMVSTPSFDPNRLASHDQEVRESSWEAWNRPGDTAQPMLNRAISQLYPPGSTFKVVTSAAALRDNITPNIRLTAAPSFPLPGTNVSLPNYGGEACPGSSGGTVSLETAFKYSCNTAFAELVTEKMSDAIPKFTETAGLFGLDQPGPDIPMPVADSTVGQIPSLDVLAQASIGQRDVRLTPLQNAMIAATVANGGVRMQPYLVDKLQAADLRALQTTQPTTVNKPITPEQAAELTSMMIESERSTSGAGGPVSIASKTGTAESGSSTDTPFSWYIAFGPSSNAQIAVAVVVENGQFGADSVGGTVAAPIGREVINSLVGGGSR comes from the coding sequence ATGAACAAGCCCATCCGCAATGTGTCGGTCGCAGTGATCGTGATGATCATCGCGCTGCTCGCCAACGCCACCTACGTACAGGTGTTCAAGGCCGACGCCCTCAAGACCGACACCCGCAACAACCGGGTGCTGCTCGACGAGTACTCCCGCCAGCGCGGCCTGATCACCACGGCCGACGGCACCGTGATCGCCCTGTCGGTGCCGATCGAGAGTCGCCTCAAGTTCCTGCGGCAGTATCCGAAGGAGGGTGCCGAGGCGTTCGCCCCGGTGACCGGCTACTACTCGTTCCAGTACCTGGCCAGCCAGATCGAGCACTACGAGAACAGCATCCTCAACGGCTCCGACGACCGGCTCTTCGGTCAGCGGTTCATGGACATGTTCTCCGGTCGCGACCCCCGCGGCGGCAACGTCGTCACGACGATCAACCCGAAGGTCCAGCAGGCCGCCTACCGCGCGATGCTCAACGGCCCGTGCGACGGACCGTGCCGCGGCGCGGTGGTGGCGCTGCAGCCCAACACCGGCAAGATCCTCGCGATGGTCTCCACCCCGAGCTTCGACCCGAACCGGCTCGCCAGTCACGACCAGGAGGTCCGCGAGAGCAGCTGGGAGGCGTGGAACCGCCCCGGGGACACCGCCCAGCCGATGCTCAACCGCGCGATCAGCCAGTTGTACCCGCCCGGATCGACGTTCAAGGTCGTCACCTCGGCGGCCGCGCTGCGCGACAACATCACCCCCAACATCCGCCTCACCGCGGCGCCGAGCTTCCCGCTGCCGGGCACCAACGTGTCGCTGCCCAACTACGGCGGCGAGGCCTGCCCGGGATCGTCGGGCGGAACGGTGTCGCTGGAGACTGCGTTCAAGTACTCGTGCAACACCGCGTTCGCCGAACTCGTCACCGAGAAGATGTCCGACGCGATACCGAAGTTCACCGAAACCGCGGGCCTGTTCGGCCTCGACCAGCCGGGCCCGGACATCCCGATGCCCGTCGCCGACTCGACCGTCGGACAGATCCCGTCGCTCGACGTCCTCGCGCAGGCCTCGATCGGGCAGCGGGACGTGCGGCTCACGCCGCTGCAGAACGCGATGATCGCCGCGACCGTCGCCAATGGAGGGGTGCGAATGCAGCCGTACCTGGTGGATAAGCTTCAGGCCGCTGATCTGCGCGCCTTGCAGACCACACAGCCGACCACCGTCAACAAGCCCATCACGCCCGAACAGGCGGCCGAGCTGACCTCGATGATGATCGAGTCCGAACGGTCCACCTCGGGTGCCGGCGGGCCGGTGTCCATCGCGTCGAAGACCGGTACCGCCGAGAGCGGTTCGAGCACCGACACCCCGTTCTCCTGGTACATCGCGTTCGGGCCGTCGTCGAACGCGCAGATCGCGGTCGCCGTGGTCGTGGAGAATGGACAGTTCGGTGCGGACTCCGTCGGTGGGACCGTGGCCGCGCCGATCGGACGAGAAGTGATCAACTCACTGGTGGGAGGTGGCAGTCGATGA
- a CDS encoding aminodeoxychorismate/anthranilate synthase component II has protein sequence MSRILVVDNYDSFVYNLVQYLGQLGVEAVVWRNDDPRLSPFDTEHLREAVAGFDGVLLSPGPGTPQRAGATMPMVSAAAAEELPLLGVCLGHQAIGAAFGGTVDRAPELLHGKTSLVFHDDKGVLEGLPDPFTATRYHSLTVLPETIPDELVVTGRTESGIVMAMSHRELPIHGVQFHPESVLTQGGHRMLANWLKVCGIEIDETRVAALEAEMATAIG, from the coding sequence GTGAGTCGCATCCTGGTAGTCGACAACTACGACAGCTTCGTCTACAACCTGGTCCAGTACCTGGGTCAGCTCGGTGTCGAGGCGGTCGTCTGGCGCAACGACGACCCGCGACTGTCCCCCTTCGACACCGAACACCTCCGCGAGGCGGTCGCCGGTTTCGACGGTGTCCTCCTCAGTCCCGGCCCCGGGACCCCGCAGCGCGCCGGCGCCACGATGCCGATGGTCTCCGCAGCCGCAGCCGAAGAACTCCCGCTGCTCGGGGTCTGCCTGGGACATCAGGCGATCGGCGCGGCGTTCGGCGGCACCGTCGACCGCGCCCCCGAACTCCTGCACGGCAAGACCTCACTGGTCTTCCACGACGACAAGGGCGTCCTCGAGGGCCTGCCGGATCCGTTCACCGCGACCCGCTACCACTCGCTGACGGTCCTCCCCGAGACCATCCCCGACGAACTCGTCGTCACCGGGCGCACCGAGTCGGGCATCGTCATGGCGATGTCCCACCGCGAGCTGCCGATCCACGGTGTGCAATTCCATCCGGAGAGTGTCCTCACCCAGGGCGGGCATCGGATGCTCGCGAACTGGCTCAAGGTCTGCGGAATCGAGATCGACGAGACCCGGGTCGCCGCGCTCGAGGCGGAGATGGCGACCGCGATCGGTTGA
- the crgA gene encoding cell division protein CrgA, producing the protein MPKSKVRKKTDYTINPASRTPIKVKTGPSSTIYVGAMLGLMLLGLAWLVVYYLAATPTAYGSEGQVLHWMAELNSWNFLIGFSLMVAGLLMTMRWR; encoded by the coding sequence ATGCCCAAGTCAAAAGTCCGGAAGAAGACCGATTACACGATCAACCCGGCGAGCAGGACGCCGATCAAGGTCAAGACCGGTCCTTCCAGCACCATCTATGTGGGTGCGATGCTCGGTCTGATGCTGCTCGGGCTCGCCTGGCTCGTCGTCTATTACCTGGCCGCCACGCCCACCGCCTACGGCTCCGAGGGTCAGGTTCTCCACTGGATGGCCGAACTCAATTCGTGGAATTTCCTCATCGGTTTCTCCCTGATGGTGGCAGGCCTGTTGATGACAATGCGGTGGCGCTGA
- a CDS encoding protein kinase domain-containing protein — translation MTLQNGTTIGDRYRLIRLIATGGMGQVWEALDTRLNRRVAVKVLKAEYTNDPEFIARFRAEAQTTAKLNNPGIANVFDYGETPDYNGGDPLAYLVMELVDGEPLNSVISRLGRLSLANTLDMLEQTGRALQAAHSQGLVHRDVKPGNILITPTGQVKITDFGIAKAVDSAPVTKTGMVMGTAQYISPEQATGDEATAASDVYSLGVVGYEALTGRRPFLGDGAITVAMKHIRESPPPLPPNLPSGVRELIEITMAKDPRQRYANGGEFADAVAAVRAGRRPPRPGAIGAAAAGAAGAAGAGALGAAAGTRAMTPPTGAASRPVTPRPTSRTAVSPPPDNSWTTGQKVLAGVAAALLVGALGLIGFYLVSSGDGGAQTPAPSSSSAVTETFTTIVPPEEPDEPTTTRRSTRTTTSEETTTSEETTTETTTPRVPTQTSESPPDTGAATGTPCFPGVPFSPLC, via the coding sequence ATGACCCTGCAGAACGGCACCACCATCGGTGATCGGTACCGACTCATCCGCCTGATCGCGACCGGCGGCATGGGTCAGGTCTGGGAGGCGCTCGACACGCGCCTGAATCGCCGGGTCGCGGTGAAGGTCCTCAAGGCCGAGTACACCAACGACCCCGAGTTCATCGCACGGTTCCGCGCCGAGGCCCAGACCACCGCGAAACTCAACAACCCGGGCATCGCGAACGTCTTCGACTACGGCGAGACGCCCGACTACAACGGCGGCGACCCGCTCGCCTACCTGGTGATGGAACTCGTCGACGGTGAGCCGCTGAACTCGGTGATCTCACGTCTTGGACGGCTGTCGCTGGCCAACACGCTCGACATGCTCGAGCAGACGGGCCGCGCCCTGCAGGCCGCACACAGCCAGGGCCTCGTCCACCGCGACGTCAAGCCGGGCAACATCCTGATCACGCCGACGGGCCAGGTCAAGATCACCGACTTCGGCATCGCCAAGGCCGTCGACTCCGCACCGGTGACGAAGACCGGCATGGTCATGGGCACCGCCCAGTACATCTCGCCCGAGCAGGCCACCGGCGACGAGGCGACCGCGGCGTCGGACGTCTACTCGCTCGGCGTCGTCGGCTACGAGGCTCTCACCGGACGTCGCCCGTTCCTCGGCGACGGTGCGATCACCGTGGCGATGAAACACATCCGGGAGTCGCCGCCGCCGCTGCCGCCGAACCTGCCCTCCGGGGTGCGTGAGCTCATCGAGATCACCATGGCCAAGGACCCGCGACAGCGCTACGCCAACGGCGGCGAGTTCGCCGACGCGGTGGCCGCTGTGCGTGCCGGTCGTCGGCCCCCGCGGCCGGGTGCGATCGGTGCGGCCGCCGCCGGTGCCGCCGGTGCCGCCGGTGCCGGTGCCCTCGGCGCGGCGGCCGGCACCCGTGCCATGACGCCGCCGACAGGTGCTGCGTCACGGCCGGTGACCCCTCGCCCCACCTCGCGCACCGCGGTCTCACCGCCTCCGGACAACAGCTGGACGACGGGCCAGAAGGTCCTCGCCGGGGTGGCCGCGGCGCTGCTCGTCGGCGCCCTGGGCCTGATCGGGTTCTACCTCGTCAGCAGCGGTGACGGTGGCGCGCAGACGCCGGCACCGTCCTCGTCGTCGGCCGTCACCGAGACCTTCACGACGATCGTGCCGCCGGAGGAACCCGACGAGCCGACCACCACCCGGCGGTCGACACGTACCACCACCAGCGAAGAGACCACGACGAGCGAAGAGACCACGACGGAGACGACGACCCCGCGCGTGCCCACCCAGACGTCGGAGTCGCCACCGGATACCGGAGCCGCCACGGGAACACCCTGTTTCCCAGGCGTTCCGTTCTCGCCACTGTGCTGA
- the pknB gene encoding Stk1 family PASTA domain-containing Ser/Thr kinase, which translates to MSTPHHLSDRYELGETLGFGGMSEVHFARDVLLHRDVAVKVLRADLARDPSFYLRFRREAQNAAKLNHPTIVQVFDTGEAETEDGPLPFIVMEYVDGDTLRDILRANGPIAPRQAMTWMADVAAAMDFSHRNGIVHRDMKPANVMIDKSGAVKVMDFGIARAMSDSTSTMTQTSAVMGTAQYLSPEQARGIKVDPRSDIYSMGCVLFELLTGEPPFTGDSPVAVAHQHVHEDPPWPSHVRPEIPRELDSVVLKAMSKNKENRYQSAADLRADLIRVLAGGKPSAPMLLSDEERTEFIDTGPRRAARAETGGPRRAVPARPENGAGGNHRRGQDDDETPRHRSRWLMAGAIAAVVLLVGTLFLWAPWSSGSDPEVSVPAVSGLSSDDARASLDRAGFRVRVLEEPSLDVEAGFATRSTPGEGVLAAKGSEVALYISSGPQRVRLPSDLVGKSPAEALDALKVLGFTNVRSERVDSAIDMKDRVVSTAPKIGTEVPVNGAVVLNVGNGPKEVTVRDVVGMPDDRARAILEDLGMDVVSVAADSDRPAGEVISTSPGPGSTTQQGSTVQITVSRGNLFTVPNLRGKTPAEAQGELARAGWERSTLTRQTRNVPLGSPDDGRVIGQEPNPGSKARKSGSITIVVGQASLLPN; encoded by the coding sequence ATGTCGACACCACACCACCTCTCAGACCGCTACGAGCTCGGCGAGACGCTGGGCTTCGGTGGCATGTCCGAGGTGCACTTCGCACGTGACGTGTTGCTGCACCGCGACGTCGCGGTCAAGGTGCTGCGTGCCGATCTCGCCCGCGACCCGTCGTTCTACCTCCGGTTCCGTCGTGAGGCGCAGAATGCGGCGAAGCTGAACCACCCGACCATCGTGCAGGTCTTCGACACCGGTGAGGCCGAGACCGAGGACGGCCCGTTGCCGTTCATCGTGATGGAGTACGTCGACGGCGACACGTTGCGGGACATTCTGCGCGCCAACGGTCCCATCGCTCCCCGTCAGGCGATGACCTGGATGGCCGACGTGGCGGCCGCGATGGATTTCTCCCACCGCAACGGCATCGTGCACCGGGACATGAAGCCGGCGAACGTGATGATCGACAAGTCCGGCGCGGTCAAGGTGATGGACTTCGGCATCGCGCGGGCGATGAGCGATTCGACGTCGACGATGACACAGACGTCGGCGGTGATGGGCACCGCGCAGTACCTCTCGCCCGAGCAGGCACGCGGCATCAAGGTCGACCCGCGCAGCGACATCTACTCGATGGGCTGCGTGCTGTTCGAACTGCTGACCGGCGAGCCGCCGTTCACCGGGGACTCACCGGTCGCGGTGGCCCACCAGCACGTCCACGAGGATCCGCCGTGGCCGTCGCATGTGCGTCCCGAGATCCCGCGCGAACTCGACTCCGTCGTCCTCAAGGCGATGAGCAAGAACAAGGAGAACCGCTACCAGTCGGCGGCGGATCTGCGCGCAGACCTGATCCGCGTGCTCGCCGGTGGCAAGCCGTCGGCGCCGATGCTGTTGTCCGACGAGGAGCGCACCGAATTCATCGACACCGGGCCGCGGCGAGCGGCCCGCGCGGAGACCGGCGGACCGCGACGCGCCGTCCCCGCCCGCCCCGAGAACGGTGCCGGGGGCAACCACCGGCGCGGCCAGGATGACGACGAGACCCCGCGGCATCGGTCCCGCTGGTTGATGGCCGGCGCGATCGCCGCCGTGGTGCTGCTGGTCGGCACGCTGTTCCTGTGGGCGCCCTGGAGTTCGGGTTCGGACCCGGAGGTGTCGGTGCCCGCCGTGTCGGGGCTGAGCTCCGACGACGCGCGGGCATCGCTGGATCGAGCCGGATTCAGGGTGCGGGTGCTCGAGGAACCGAGCCTCGACGTGGAGGCGGGGTTCGCCACGCGGTCGACGCCGGGCGAAGGTGTGCTCGCGGCCAAGGGCTCCGAGGTGGCCCTCTACATCTCGTCGGGTCCCCAGCGAGTCCGCCTACCGTCGGACCTGGTCGGCAAGTCGCCGGCCGAGGCCCTCGACGCACTCAAGGTCCTCGGATTCACCAATGTCAGGTCCGAACGCGTCGACTCGGCGATCGACATGAAGGACAGGGTCGTCTCGACCGCCCCGAAGATCGGCACGGAGGTGCCGGTGAACGGCGCGGTTGTCCTCAACGTGGGCAACGGGCCCAAGGAGGTCACCGTCCGGGACGTGGTCGGCATGCCCGACGACCGTGCCCGTGCGATCCTCGAAGACCTCGGCATGGACGTGGTGTCGGTGGCCGCCGACTCCGACCGGCCTGCCGGTGAGGTCATCAGCACCTCGCCGGGCCCCGGATCGACGACCCAACAGGGCAGCACCGTGCAGATCACGGTGTCGCGCGGCAACCTGTTCACGGTCCCCAATCTGCGGGGCAAGACCCCGGCGGAGGCTCAGGGCGAGCTGGCGCGGGCCGGCTGGGAGCGGTCGACGCTGACGCGTCAGACCCGCAACGTGCCGCTGGGGAGCCCCGACGACGGTCGCGTCATCGGGCAGGAACCGAACCCGGGATCGAAGGCGCGCAAGAGCGGGTCGATCACCATCGTCGTCGGCCAGGCCAGCCTGCTGCCGAACTGA
- a CDS encoding FtsW/RodA/SpoVE family cell cycle protein, translated as MTQAAPAPHAPPRQPATSTGRNTELLLLVFGIGLVTVALLIVQAAQGQNLTWDILKYVAAYTALFGAAHLVVRRYAPHADPILLPVVAVLNGLGLVIIHRLDLGSGNTGESSSATEATNNADQQLLWAVLGILAFSAVLIFIRDHRTLSRYAYTLGLGGLVFLIIPAILPGRFSEINGSKNWIITPFFSIQPSEFSKILIIIFAAAVLVSKRDLFITAGPHVLGVDLPRARDLGPLIAAWAIAIAVMVVQKDLGTSLLIFATILTMLYVATSRVEWLVLGIGLFAIGAVFAWSIFSHLQTRVSVWLNPFEDFDGSGYQIGQSLFGLATGGLFGTGLGSGRPNIVPFANTDFIISTIGEELGLAGLTAILLLYMIFIHRGLRTGIAVRDSFGKLLATGLAFTIAMQVFVVVGGVTKLIPLTGLTTPFLSYGGSSLLANYILVALLIRISNAAREPDPGKKRPAPKPVEALPTQVVKRR; from the coding sequence ATGACCCAAGCCGCGCCCGCACCGCACGCCCCGCCACGCCAACCCGCCACGAGCACCGGCCGAAACACCGAGCTGTTGCTCCTGGTGTTCGGTATCGGCCTGGTGACCGTTGCGCTGCTCATCGTGCAGGCCGCCCAGGGCCAGAACCTGACCTGGGACATCCTCAAGTACGTCGCCGCGTACACGGCGCTGTTCGGGGCTGCCCACCTGGTGGTCCGCCGCTACGCGCCGCACGCCGATCCGATCCTGCTGCCGGTGGTCGCGGTCCTCAACGGGCTGGGTCTGGTGATCATCCATCGCCTCGATCTGGGGTCGGGCAACACCGGCGAGTCGAGCAGCGCCACCGAGGCGACCAACAACGCCGACCAGCAGCTGCTGTGGGCGGTGCTCGGCATCCTCGCGTTCTCCGCGGTGCTGATCTTCATCCGCGACCACCGCACGTTGTCGCGCTACGCCTACACACTCGGTCTCGGCGGCCTGGTCTTCCTGATCATCCCGGCGATCCTGCCCGGCCGGTTCTCCGAGATCAACGGCTCCAAGAACTGGATCATCACGCCGTTCTTCTCGATCCAGCCGAGCGAGTTCTCCAAGATCCTCATCATCATCTTCGCCGCGGCGGTGCTGGTGTCCAAGCGTGACCTGTTCATCACCGCGGGACCGCACGTCCTCGGCGTCGACCTCCCGCGGGCCCGTGATCTCGGCCCGCTGATCGCCGCGTGGGCCATCGCGATCGCCGTGATGGTGGTCCAGAAGGACCTCGGCACGTCGCTGCTGATCTTCGCGACGATCCTGACGATGCTGTACGTGGCCACCTCACGCGTCGAGTGGCTGGTCCTGGGCATCGGACTGTTCGCCATCGGCGCGGTGTTCGCGTGGTCGATCTTCTCGCACCTGCAGACCCGTGTGTCGGTGTGGCTCAACCCGTTCGAGGACTTCGACGGCTCGGGCTACCAGATCGGCCAGAGCCTGTTCGGGCTCGCCACCGGCGGACTGTTCGGCACCGGACTCGGCTCCGGTCGCCCCAACATCGTGCCGTTCGCCAACACCGACTTCATCATCTCCACGATCGGCGAGGAACTCGGCCTGGCCGGGCTCACCGCGATCCTGCTGCTGTACATGATCTTCATCCACCGCGGACTGCGGACCGGCATCGCCGTGCGCGACAGCTTCGGCAAGCTCCTCGCCACCGGTTTGGCGTTCACCATCGCCATGCAGGTCTTCGTCGTCGTCGGCGGTGTCACCAAACTGATCCCGCTGACCGGCCTGACTACGCCGTTCCTGTCCTACGGCGGATCCTCGCTGCTGGCCAACTACATCCTCGTCGCGCTGCTGATCCGGATCTCCAACGCCGCGCGGGAACCGGACCCGGGCAAGAAGCGGCCCGCCCCCAAGCCTGTCGAGGCGCTGCCCACCCAGGTGGTGAAGCGCCGATGA
- a CDS encoding rhomboid family intramembrane serine protease, producing MTPTRLVADRPYATYALIAVNFVVYALCIAQAGVGDPGRAALFANGDLLKSDVAAGEYWRLLTSGFLHFSVTHVAVNMLSLYILGRAVEPALGVARYLAVYFIALFGGSAAVMLFENDAALTAGASGAIYGLMGAMLVIILKSRVSPVPVLLIIGFNVVLSFSLPGISVLGHLGGLTFGAAATAAIVYLPGLVLPARRRTPQAASRVGWIALAALLVVALGLGIGAGLSYDGLTYIR from the coding sequence ATGACGCCCACCCGCCTGGTCGCCGACCGGCCGTACGCGACCTACGCCCTCATCGCCGTCAACTTCGTCGTCTACGCGCTGTGTATCGCGCAGGCAGGGGTCGGTGATCCTGGGAGAGCCGCGCTGTTCGCCAACGGCGACCTCCTCAAGAGCGACGTGGCCGCCGGCGAGTACTGGCGCCTGCTGACCTCGGGATTCCTGCACTTCAGCGTCACGCACGTGGCGGTCAACATGCTGTCGCTCTACATTCTCGGTCGCGCCGTCGAACCCGCACTCGGCGTCGCCCGCTATCTCGCGGTGTACTTCATCGCCCTCTTCGGCGGCAGTGCCGCGGTCATGCTCTTCGAGAACGACGCCGCGCTCACCGCCGGTGCCTCGGGAGCCATCTACGGCCTCATGGGCGCGATGCTCGTCATCATCCTCAAATCCCGCGTGTCCCCGGTCCCGGTGCTCCTGATCATCGGATTCAACGTGGTGCTCTCGTTCTCGCTACCGGGAATCTCGGTACTCGGCCACCTCGGCGGGCTCACCTTCGGCGCGGCCGCCACCGCAGCCATCGTGTACCTACCCGGCCTCGTGCTACCGGCGCGTCGCCGAACCCCACAGGCCGCGAGCCGGGTCGGATGGATCGCGCTCGCAGCGCTTCTCGTCGTCGCGTTGGGCCTCGGTATCGGTGCCGGCCTCTCCTACGACGGGCTGACCTACATCCGCTGA